One Malus domestica chromosome 11, GDT2T_hap1 genomic region harbors:
- the LOC103413394 gene encoding zinc finger protein CONSTANS-LIKE 13-like, whose translation MNGGTRNEESEATQKRVCDYCGTSMALLYCRADSAKLCFSCDREVHSANQLFTKHTRSLLCDVCDKSPASIFCTTEGSVLCQNCDWESHNHTSSSAATAVHDRRPLEGFSGCPCLSELLAVVGFENMDKKALLLSDEGVGGGGGGGGGGGSGFWGCGVDGFSDLEEGFSDFPVWDTPSVVSLDDLIVNNPAYKFQAMGVPPLPKNRNAACGQHKEEILHQLRVLVKSEPNLFSEDVDVKSPKGFQSLASEQNAQPGRFFTGFEHDAEPTAFPAYGARESQCNDCGKAENHDSCPKTLLRSYLQDCGVVPDKHSYNDGSGSRFNEGYGGEMNSGASSAFPKVVPHCQNRETALSRYKEKKKTRRYEKHIRYESRKVRAESRTRIKGRFAKMDR comes from the exons ATGAATGGAGGGACGAGAAATGAAGAATCTGAAGCGACCCAGAAGCGCGTCTGTGATTACTGTGGAACTTCAATGGCGCTGCTGTACTGCAGAGCCGACTCAGCCAAGCTCTGCTTCTCCTGCGACCGCGAGGTCCACTCGGCCAATCAGCTTTTCACAAAGCACACTCGCTCGCTGCTCTGCGACGTATGTGATAAATCCCCTGCCTCCATTTTTTGCACGACGGAGGGCTCGGTTCTGTGCCAGAACTGTGACTGGGAAAGCCATAATCATACGTCGTCGTCGGCTGCGACGGCGGTGCACGATAGGAGGCCGCTGGAGGGCTTTTCTGGGTGTCCTTGTTTGAGTGAGCTGCTTGCTGTTGTTGGGTTTGAGAATATGGATAAAAAAGCTCTGCTTTTGAGTGATGAGGGTgttggcggcggcggcggcggaggcGGTGGCGGAGGTAGTGGGTTTTGGGGATGTGGGGTTGATGGGTTTTCGGATTTGGAAGAAGGGTTTTCGGACTTTCCAGTTTGGGATACTCCCTCTGTTGTTAGTCTTGATGATTTGATTGTTAACAATCCGGCTTACAAATTTCAGGCCATGGGAGTTCCTCCTCTGCCTAAG AATCGCAATGCTGCGTGCGGTCAGCACAAGGAAGAGATACTTCATCAGCTTCGTGTGCTTGTCAAGTCGGAACCCAACTTGTTTAGTGAAGATGTGGACGTTAAATCCCCTAAGGGATTCCAATCCCTCGCGTCCGAACAAAATGCGCAACCAGGACGTTTCTTCACAGGTTTTGAACATGATGCAGAGCCAACTGCGTTTCCTGCTTATGGG GCCCGTGAATCGCAGTGTAATGATTGCGGCAAGGCAGAAAATCATGATTCGTGCCCGAAAACATTGCTAAGGAGCTACCTTCAGGACTGCGGTGTAGTTCCTGACAAACATTCGTACAATGATGGCAGTGGAAGTCGTTTTAATGAGGGTTATGGAGGGGAAATGAACTCTGGAGCCTCTTCAGCTTTTCCAAAAGTTGTTCCACATTGTCAAAACAGAGAGACCGCTCTCTCGCggtacaaggagaagaagaaaacaaggaG GTATGAGAAGCACATCAGATATGAATCGCGGAAGGTTCGAGCAGAAAGTAGGACGAGAATTAAAGGACGTTTCGCGAAGATGGACCGCTGA